From the Candida dubliniensis CD36 chromosome 2, complete sequence genome, the window AAACCATTACCTAAGTCCATGGaaaatgatatttatttaaatcgAGAAATGgtattaaataatgattcaaGTGCCAGAGATATCATGGTGAAATTATGTGATGGTGGGATAAGTTTTAGTTCTGGGATTCATTTTTTCGAAATTCGAATATTTATAGCTAAAGATAAACGATCagatattaatgaaattaaattaattaaacaacgagaaaaggaattgaaaaaaatcaataaattaaagGAAAAGGAATTAAAAGATAAATTGAGAGAAGAAAATCGATTGATCAAAGAACAAGAACGGTTGGAACGattgaaagagaaagaattgGAGAAACAACTTaaacagaaacaaaaggaagagaaacaaaagcaaaaggaacaaagagaaaaagaaaaggaaatagAAAGAGAACGGAAAGAGAAGgagaagaaagagaaagaaaaggagAAAGAGAGGAAggaaaaagagaagaaagaGAAGGAAAAGGAGAAAGagaaggaaaaggaaaaggatAAAGAGAAGTTGACCGAAAATAAAGGAACTGGAAATAATGGCAAGGATACTTTAATTGTTGGTGTTATTcagaaatcaaatattggaACTGGGGATACTAGCATTTCCAAGACATCGCAAACTAAGAAGAAACAGACCACcaaacaatcaaatgtCAATGTTCAAACTAAATATGCATCCAAACAAAAGCCAAACAACTTTAAGGTAAAACTGGAGAGTGCAACTTCTCAAACTGATAATGtgaatcaagaattaaaagtACTGAAGGGGATACAAACTGAAAAAGTGGCTAAAACCATTAACAATAACCCtcaaaatacaaatactACCACCAATAGCAATACTACTCAGAATACacataaatataatattaattcaGAAGAAAATCAGTTGatgattaaaaatttaaatcttATTGCTGCCAGAGACTCTTCATTGAATTCACTTATGCATACAGTGGCTGTGGGTCGGGCATCAATGGAACAAATTGCTGTATTCAAAGAATATATTAAACGTGCTAGAGCTATGGGGCCTCCACCTCATGATGATTCAGTATGGGCAGAGGTATTTAGAACTCCTATTTGGGAAGTTGCAGTCAAGAATGAGCTTGGATCTTCACAAGAACCAAAACCGTCATCGAGTCAGAATgacaagaaagaaagggAAGACAATAAAGTGGAATCGAATGTTAAACAGGAAGTTGATAAGGCGACACAATCTAGTGACAAGGAAAAACTGCCAAAGGAAACTTCTTCAAAAAATGGAGAGGAAGTAGAAATGGCAGAAGGACAATCAAAAGATTTGGAACCAACagagaaaaaagaattgaatttgaaagaCAATGAGAATGAGAATGAGAAATcagaaaataatgaatcagaattgaaaaataagGTTGAGAATCAAGAGAAAGAATCTAAGCCAGATGATAAAGAGGAGCAAATGAAAGAGAAACCCCAAGATCCaaagaaagataaaaaGGATATAGATAAGAATGAAGAAGATACAATAGATAAGGAGAAGGTAGAGAAGAATGAAGAGCTAAACAAAGACAAAAGTGaagaaccaaaaaaaagtgaagaaccaaaaaaaagtgagGAAGAAACTGAAAAACAAGAACTACAATCTATAGAGAAGATTGAAGTATTAAAAGAAGATGAGGGAACTCTGAAGAAGGGCGACTATAAGATAGAAAAGAGAGAAGTTGAAACAAAAGATAAGGAAGTTGAATCAGAGatcaaagaagaagatgcAAATGAGAAAGAAATGCCACCAAAAGGTAAGCTGGATACAGGCCTGAAAGAATTATCGccaaaagagaaaaagaaatcatcTGAAAAACCATCAAAAgtgaaaaaggaaaaaccTCCCAAGCAaccaaaattatcaaaacaatCCAAAGCAGAGATACCAGATGATCAAAAATTGACTGCATTTCAAGAACGATATTTGGAAGATGCTACTTtgttatttgaatttgttgaaaatcCAAATGTAAGATTCTTGTTCCCTAAAGATGCAATATGTGAAGTTCTTCCTGCTAGTACTATGATTAATGCTGAAAATGGCAATAACTCTGATAATAGAGATATATTGATGAGTTTTATTTGGATACATAATCAGAAGGAAGttgatgaatatgaaaagaaattggaagaatataataagaaaaaagctgaagaagaagagaaaaagaaacaaaaagaagaggaagaaagAAAGCAAAAAGAACAAGCAGAAGCAGAAGAGCAAGAGAAGATTAAAGTTGAAGAAGATCTGAAAGAAACGCAAAACCAAAATCTTGATGAGGTACAGGAAGATCAATCCAAAGATGTTGAGATGGAAGATAATACAAGTAATACTGTAAAATCTGAGGTTGAGGTGATTGAAATTTCTGACAATCCGCAACCTACAGAAGAACCTgaagaaatcaaacaagaaattgaagaaacagTTCCTGCCAAAAGAAGGGCACCCCCAAGACGTGGTAAAAAGAAACGTAGAGTCCCACCTCCAAAGAAACCAGCTGCTCCCAAACCATTGGAACCACCAATTGAACCAGAATATAGATTTACAACATTATCATTCACTATACATGGAATACCATCAAAATTAGTTCCAATATTTATGAATAGTGTGAACCCGGTAAAGGAAgttcaagaaaaaatgaaacataTACTTGAAGTGGGGACTCGTACTTcttcattttatttatggTATCAAGTAGATGGGAAATtagatgaagaattggCAGAAAATATTCGAGTTCTGCTtaatcaagaagaaaagaaaatgactGGTATCCCAACTACTCAACATGAAACTCCACCAGAACCGAAAAAGTATccaaagaaaagaaaaattaaagaagaaCCAAAAAAGGCTGGTAATGAACAGGGTGATGAGTCACAAGACAATTGtaagaaaataaaagtgGAAACTTTAGAAGAAAATACTGAACAAAATGAAGGTGGTGAAAGTAAAGTAAGTGGTGAATCAAATGAATCTGCACTGAAAGATCATGATAAGGATGAACCACTTCCACAAAATGAAGATACAACAGCAGCATCTGATATTGTGGATTCCTCAGTCACTAATCAAACTGAAGAAACGCTTGAACCTATTAAAGAAGATTCTTCAACCAAATAGTAAATAGCAGAATATATATTGTACAATTGTAAtgtattaaaaaatttatgtATTATATACAAGAGAATGTCTTAATTCCTTTCTTATTTGGttggaagaattaaattcaataaactTTCCAAACTTTTACCATCTGctttatttctttctgAAGAACTAGCGAAATTAGTTTTTGTAGGAACATATCTATCATTGGCTTCCATCCATTTCCCAGTCTTAATACCTTCGGCAAATAATCTAACGGAACCATCTTCAGCAAGTTCAGcttcattgattttgaatggCACAGTAAATTGACGATGATGTTTTCCTGGAGCATTTTTAGCATAATTTGATTGTAAAGTAATTGAACGATCAGTAACACTGGCAACAAACCCAGTAATTGCTGCTTCCTTATTAGCAATGATTCTCCCTGGAACTACCGTACCATATTTAATCCCATTTGGAGTGTTTCTCAATCGACCTTTTTGATTATAAGAAAATCCTCCAGTACcttgaatttgttgttgttgaaatttaGGATCAATTTTATGAGTAgtgaataaattgatttttttcttggaaATTTGTGAAGAAgttgataaaaaattttttaatgcTTCAATGATTTCCAGTTGTGAAGTTGGtgaggatgatgatgataataaaatattagGATAAGTATCAACTAAATATTGACGAAATTCTTTGTAAATTTGaggattttttttcaaaattttattaatttccAGAATTTGAACTTTAGTAGGTAAATTCAATGTATTTGATAAACTTCCATCTCTCATTGATCTattagatttattattctcaTGATAAAATAATGGATTTTTATTCGTGAAATGAGTCTTGACACATAATCCCAATTCTTGAAAcattaattgtttataatGGAACCcagaatttttttcaacatcagGCATACTTTGACgattatcaatatcattaaatgaaatatgTGATGATCCAATTTTACTTGGtaatgttgattttaaCCCATAATCAGATCTTAATGCACTTGATTTAGGAgtaaaaattatttgatgagTAGGTGTTTTGGAATTCCCACGAATATTATTCAGAAGTGGTTTAGCAACTTGTGCCAATCGGGAATTCTTCACCAAATTAAATAGTTCACTACTACTTCCAGACATAGTGTTTTTGGTGGGGGTGGTATTGgttgatttgaatatatttttaaaactttctcttatttgttgaaaagaattttttctctttccttttcgtttttcaaaaacgaaaaaaagaaaaggtcGTGCAAAACTTGCTATAATATGTCTAGTAAATATTTAGTGCTACATACACCTATCTATCCCTATCTAATATGTTtctatattattatatgatTAACCAAAAAGTATCTAACAAAATACTTCTTTTAAAGAGCATATGAGAAAGAAATTCCTAGTTTGTTGAATTCAGGGGTATTTGTGATTGGATTTAAAGATAATTTAACTCCTGTACTAACCAAAAAATCTTTTAATCTACCTTCCCATAAAATCTTCACTACTTTATCATTTAGACTAgttgaaaatttaaaaacaCTAGAGAAATCACTTTCATTAaccaaattttgaaatgcTGCGGTCACGGTTTCACTAGTGTTgctattatcattattggtAGGAGAATTGGTAGTAGATGATAGTAAGGTGGGATTGATATGATATACATTATCTAAGTTC encodes:
- a CDS encoding SWR1-complex protein, putative (Similar to S. cerevisiae SWC3;~In S. cerevisiae: protein of unknown function, component of the SWR1 complex, which exchanges histone variant H2AZ (Htz1p) for chromatin-bound histone H2A; required for formation of nuclear-associated array of smooth endoplasmic reticulum known as karmellae.), encoding MPPRIRRRITSSKREEIEKEQEELSKTIVRPYDVLQSLPVSYSQPPTSSSSIFTHPLTIKDTGVLYYSLIKSRNNYLTMCPMFKLFWVKQSSYVRKLLELDKPLPKSMENDIYLNREMVLNNDSSARDIMVKLCDGGISFSSGIHFFEIRIFIAKDKRSDINEIKLIKQREKELKKINKLKEKELKDKLREENRLIKEQERLERLKEKELEKQLKQKQKEEKQKQKEQREKEKEIERERKEKEKKEKEKEKERKEKEKKEKEKEKEKEKEKDKEKLTENKGTGNNGKDTLIVGVIQKSNIGTGDTSISKTSQTKKKQTTKQSNVNVQTKYASKQKPNNFKVKSESATSQTDNVNQELKVSKGIQTEKVAKTINNNPQNTNTTTNSNTTQNTHKYNINSEENQLMIKNLNLIAARDSSLNSLMHTVAVGRASMEQIAVFKEYIKRARAMGPPPHDDSVWAEVFRTPIWEVAVKNELGSSQEPKPSSSQNDKKEREDNKVESNVKQEVDKATQSSDKEKSPKETSSKNGEEVEMAEGQSKDLEPTEKKELNLKDNENENEKSENNESELKNKVENQEKESKPDDKEEQMKEKPQDPKKDKKDIDKNEEDTIDKEKVEKNEELNKDKSEEPKKSEEPKKSEEETEKQELQSIEKIEVLKEDEGTSKKGDYKIEKREVETKDKEVESEIKEEDANEKEMPPKGKSDTGSKELSPKEKKKSSEKPSKVKKEKPPKQPKLSKQSKAEIPDDQKLTAFQERYLEDATLLFEFVENPNVRFLFPKDAICEVLPASTMINAENGNNSDNRDILMSFIWIHNQKEVDEYEKKLEEYNKKKAEEEEKKKQKEEEERKQKEQAEAEEQEKIKVEEDSKETQNQNLDEVQEDQSKDVEMEDNTSNTVKSEVEVIEISDNPQPTEEPEEIKQEIEETVPAKRRAPPRRGKKKRRVPPPKKPAAPKPLEPPIEPEYRFTTLSFTIHGIPSKLVPIFMNSVNPVKEVQEKMKHILEVGTRTSSFYLWYQVDGKLDEELAENIRVSLNQEEKKMTGIPTTQHETPPEPKKYPKKRKIKEEPKKAGNEQGDESQDNCKKIKVETLEENTEQNEGGESKVSGESNESASKDHDKDEPLPQNEDTTAASDIVDSSVTNQTEETLEPIKEDSSTK
- a CDS encoding mitochondrial 37S ribosomal protein MRP51 (Similar to S. cerevisiae MRP51;~In S. cerevisiae: mitochondrial ribosomal protein of the large subunit; MRP51 exhibits genetic interactions with mutations in the COX2 and COX3 mRNA 5'-untranslated leader sequences.) is translated as MSGSSSELFNLVKNSRLAQVAKPLSNNIRGNSKTPTHQIIFTPKSSALRSDYGLKSTLPSKIGSSHISFNDIDNRQSMPDVEKNSGFHYKQLMFQELGLCVKTHFTNKNPLFYHENNKSNRSMRDGSLSNTLNLPTKVQISEINKILKKNPQIYKEFRQYLVDTYPNILLSSSSSPTSQSEIIEALKNFLSTSSQISKKKINLFTTHKIDPKFQQQQIQGTGGFSYNQKGRLRNTPNGIKYGTVVPGRIIANKEAAITGFVASVTDRSITLQSNYAKNAPGKHHRQFTVPFKINEAELAEDGSVRLFAEGIKTGKWMEANDRYVPTKTNFASSSERNKADGKSLESLLNLILPTK